From Chryseotalea sp. WA131a:
AACCTACAAAAATGCTCAGCTAAAGTATATTCCATTAGAAGCAAATGGCGCTCAAAGTGTATTATACGATTCTATCTCAATCGTCCACGCACTATTTTATGCCGATGTACTACTAATTCTTGGTGTTGCAGGAGCTTGGTTGCTTCCCTTTGCTAGGTTTTTTACAAAAAAGAGAATCATTGTTTCCATTGATGGTATAGAATGGAAGCGTAATAAATGGAATGGGTTAGCCAAATGTTACTTGTGGTGGGCGGAGAAGCTGGCTGTTAAATATTCTCATATTGATATTTCAGACAATGAATCCATACAAGACTACACGGCTTTACGCTACGGCAGCTTAAGTAGAATTATTGAATATGGAGCAGACCATACACTAAACGTTCAGCCTACCCCAAGTGATAAACTTCTCTTTCCTTTTTTGAAAATTCCGTATGCTATCAAAGTTTGCAGAATTGAACCCGAAAACAATGTTCACAAAGTACTAGAAGCATTTTCAGATTTATCTCTGCATACCTTGGTGATCATTGGAAATTGGAAAAAAAGCGATTATGGTTTAAGTCTTTTAAAAAAATACGAAAGTTACCCCAACCTATTTCTGTTAGACCCCATCTATGACCAACGAACGCTAGATGTGCTGAGGGGCAATGCGTTTGTTTACATTCATGGTCACTCAGCGGGAGGAACTAATCCTTCGCTGGTAGAAGCCATGTATTTAGAGTTGCCCATTATTTCCTATAACGTTTCGTACAATAAAACCACCACTGAATCAAAAGCTCTTTATTTCAATTCAGCAGACGAATTAAAAGAAATCATCCGGTCAACCAATATCCATCGCTTAAAAGAAATAGCATCCACTATGAAAGAAATAGCTGATAGAAGATATACATGGAAAGTGGTAGCCACTGGATATCA
This genomic window contains:
- a CDS encoding DUF1972 domain-containing protein; protein product: MTHQKKKIAIIGTVGLPARYGGFETLTEHLVQNMGEEYDLTVYCSAKKYSAHERVKTYKNAQLKYIPLEANGAQSVLYDSISIVHALFYADVLLILGVAGAWLLPFARFFTKKRIIVSIDGIEWKRNKWNGLAKCYLWWAEKLAVKYSHIDISDNESIQDYTALRYGSLSRIIEYGADHTLNVQPTPSDKLLFPFLKIPYAIKVCRIEPENNVHKVLEAFSDLSLHTLVIIGNWKKSDYGLSLLKKYESYPNLFLLDPIYDQRTLDVLRGNAFVYIHGHSAGGTNPSLVEAMYLELPIISYNVSYNKTTTESKALYFNSADELKEIIRSTNIHRLKEIASTMKEIADRRYTWKVVATGYQRIINEVLVSSKKKSVVPNVSQLNANFLLKNYASHLKYGNLFFEKV